Part of the Quercus lobata isolate SW786 chromosome 6, ValleyOak3.0 Primary Assembly, whole genome shotgun sequence genome, AGgttaattttgtatttgtcaTTGTTCAGCAGAATTGCGTATTTGTGTCCATATAGAATCATCCATCTACCAATACAAAGGCTGCCAATACGGATTTCAATGCTTACCCTGATGGGTTCTACATATGCTTAGGGCGTATAATAAAGGAATAAGTAGGGAAATTATATAAGTGGCAGGGAAACAAGAAACTAGATTTCAAAGCAGCAACATGCAAAATCTGGATCATTTAAAGCACACACTAGAGATGGAGCATTGAAAGCACTCGAAAAGATTAAGCCAAATATAAAAACTATTCCCAAACATCAAATGCACCAACTTTCACACTATAAGCTGAAGTTCCATCTAAAGGGTTCAACAACATAGAAAGATTAAAATGTAGCTGGAGTAGCAAACAAAAATTTGATCGACATAGGATTCTTAGAAAATAACACAGACTAAATATATAGGGCATATAACAATCACTTGAGAGGAATGAACCTTGACGAATGGGTGGCACCAATACCAGGTCTACCATGCTTGACAGGCTTGTAGGAGATTGAGAACTCAGCAAGGTAATGCCCAATCATTTCAGGCTTGATTTCAACTTGATTGAAGGTCTTACCATTGTAAACCCCAATAATGCTTCCAATCATTTCAGGCACAATGATCATATTTCGGAGGTGGGTACGGACTGGTTCTGGCTTCTCACCAGGTGGAGCCTCCCTTTTCTGATCCAAAGCACCATGAAATATATCACTTTAATATGAATTGAAATTGTCCAAGGCTCCAAACcattaaaatttcacaaaaagcAGAAACACAGTCCAAATAAATTCCACCAACTTGTCAACAGTGTGGTGCAAGGAATattttaggaagaaaattttataaaaaaaagaagcaggTTAGGAAGATGAtatagccatttatttaaattcaagtgaAAGATGATATGCTAACACATTTCAAAAGGCATAACAAGCATAGCTGAATCTGTAGCCAATTTAAATCTTAACTGACCCAATTCTGAAACCCAAGTCTGAAATTAAATCAAAGCAACTGAGAAACAGATAAGCACCAACCAATAAAAGATAAGCTTAAAAAACCAAGATATAATGAAGTGACCGGTCCAAGGTATTCAAAGTGAAAGGCGACCTTTAGGCACCAAGGCCATGTATTTCCAACAACGTGAGTCAACAAAAAGGCATGTCCACATATAGCAAGGCTCcaaattctaaatatatatttt contains:
- the LOC115994939 gene encoding 40S ribosomal protein S15-4; its protein translation is MADVETDVAAAGLPKKRTFKKFSFRGVDLDALLDMSTDELVKLFQARARRRFQRGLKRKPMALIKKLRKAKREAPPGEKPEPVRTHLRNMIIVPEMIGSIIGVYNGKTFNQVEIKPEMIGHYLAEFSISYKPVKHGRPGIGATHSSRFIPLK